The following coding sequences are from one Melanotaenia boesemani isolate fMelBoe1 chromosome 17, fMelBoe1.pri, whole genome shotgun sequence window:
- the LOC121656312 gene encoding voltage-dependent calcium channel gamma-6 subunit-like, translated as MWSTFVVTDEDGRTMAPGGAGTVGGVAAGGPPQGGGGLASLMGGRSTFGGKRRRTTATGHAMSEAQEGKIKLAFFVAIVGVVLTVLGVGTEFWVELAPPKSFYNNQTCLTAHYGLWKGCTKTLWVADIDPERESCGPAELPGESNCTYFKFFTTGENAVMFQKTTQKNLNVATAMLALFSLFLMVMGAICITMSLSKEILFFLKPASICFILSGALVLLSLLVFHQSVLAFLASDHTVPLHHELSWSVSCIGCAGAVLIVGGIFFLLLALPCSPWQKCFPHKDSSS; from the exons ATGTGGTCAACATTTGTTGTGACTGATGAAGATGGCCGCACCATGGCACCAGGAGGAGCAGGAACAGTTGGAGGGGTTGCAGCAGGAGGACCACCTCAGGGTGGAGGTGGTCTGGCCAGCTTGATGGGTGGACGAAGTACATTTGGAGGGAAACGCCGCAGGACGACGGCAACAGGACATGCAATGAGTGAAGCCCAGGAGGGAAAG ATCAAATTGGCATTCTTTGTGGCCATCGTTGGTGTTGTTCTGACAGTTCTTGGGGTTGGTACAGAGTTCTGGGTGGAGCTGGCACCCCCAAAGAGTTTCTATAACAATCAG ACTTGTCTGACAGCTCACTATGGTTTGTGGAAGGGCTGCACCAAGACCCTGTGGGTGGCTGATATCGACCCAGAACGAGAGAGCTGTGGACCTGCTGAATTGCCTGGAG AATCAAACTGCACCTACTTCAAGTTTTTCACCACAGGGGAAAATGCTGTGATGTTTCAAAAGACAACACAGAAGA ACCTGAATGTGGCAACAGCAATGTTGGCTCTTTTTAGCCTGTTCTTGATGGTGATGGGGGCCATCTGCATCACCATGTCTCTCAGTAAAGAGATCCTGTTCTTCCTAAAGCCAGCATCCATCTGCTTTATTCTCTCAG GTGCTCTAGTGCTACTGTCCCTCCTGGTCTTCCACCAGTCCGTCCTGGCATTCTTAGCCAGCGACCACACAGTTCCTCTTCACCACGAGCTCTCCTGGTCAGTTTCGTGTATCGGTTGTGCCGGCGCCGTCCTCATCGTTGGTGGCATCTTCTTCCTGCTGCTGGCGCTACCCTGCAGCCCCTGGCAGAAGTGTTTCCCTCATAAGGACAGCAGCAGTTAG